One segment of Salvia splendens isolate huo1 chromosome 20, SspV2, whole genome shotgun sequence DNA contains the following:
- the LOC121782235 gene encoding NAC domain-containing protein 53-like isoform X1: MEIAIAGKKKKSSPNMLAPGFRFHPTDEELVRYYLRRKVCGRGFLFHAISDIDIYKAEPWDLPSFSKLKTRDLEWYFFSMLDKKYGNGARTNRATEKGYWKTTGKDRAVYHRGQIVGMKKTLVYHIGRAPKGQRTNWVMHEYRLTDLELERAGIHQVIFYLLTVCTFVEKDAFVLCRVFQKSGSGPKNGERYGAPFVEEEWLDDDSELILKAEAGEVVDFGDDAYLDGDDLEQILGSDIPSADSPLQSNCQPADGSFVEGTAESVDDGPKLLLNADDQYGELEQYDIPAPFDMDVRAVKHGFIGESSKSGNSDELDFLLDEPFQENPDYLPYGNVGFIEASDLSHPVEANTTHDDMLEEFFKLYDANVDNSQDFAYDSLAMLGSEDLIPGEPLFPFEEPEVGEKSTLPSGQPLNYNNGDAAPSSDKLDSSTYESDFQYPFFKQASQMLGSIPAPPAYAAEFPSKDVMRRLNTLSQPSTSAHVTAGMFQIRNLSTDGNGVDKLLSKPANLNIVLSFGYSRGEDGSSRLESSISLLPGKTVAMMLSRGWFYFMFFWILVLSISYELGICICAK, encoded by the exons ATGGAAATCGCCATCGccgggaagaagaagaagagctcTCCCAATATGCTCGCGCCGGGGTTCCGATTCCACCCTACGGACGAGGAATTGGTGCGCTACTATCTCCGCCGGAAGGTCTGCGGCAGAGGTTTCCTATTCCATGCCATCTCCGATATCGATATCTACAAGGCTGAGCCTTGGGATCTTCCTA GCTTCTCGAAGCTGAAGACTAGGGATCTGGAATGGTATTTCTTTAGTATGCTGGATAAGAAATATGGTAACGGAGCAAGGACGAACAGAGCCACTGAAAAAGGGTATTGGAAGACCACTGGAAAGGACAGGGCTGTCTACCACAGAGGGCAGATTGTTGGGATGAAGAAGACTCTTGTATATCACATTGGGCGTGCTCCAAAGGGACAGAGAACCAACTGGGTTATGCATGAGTACAGACTCACTGACTTGGAGCTGGAGAGAGCTGGTATTCATCAG GTAATCTTTTATTTGCTGACTGTATGTACTTTCGTGGAAAAGGATGCATTTGTGCTCTGTCGTGTCTTCCAGAAGAGTGGATCTGGGCCAAAGAACGGTGAACGATATGGAGCACCATTTGTGGAAGAGGAATGGCTGGATGATGACTCGGAATTGATTCTAAAAGCTGAGGCTGGAGAGGTGGTTGACTTTGGGGATGATGCTTATTTGGATGGTGATGATCTTGAGCAG ATCCTTGGATCAGATATTCCATCTGCCGATTCCCCTCTTCAATCGAATTGTCAGCCTGCAGATGGCAGCTTTGTTGAGGGAACTGCAGAGTCCGTAGATGACGGCCCAAAGCTCTTATTGAATGCTGATGATCAGTATGGTGAACTCGAGCAGTATGATATACCTGCTCCATTTGATATGGATGTAAGAGCTGTCAAACATGGATTCATTGGTGAATCCAGCAAATCGGGGAATTCTGATGAGTTGGATTTCTTGCTTGATGAACCATTCCAAGAGAATCCTGATTACCTGCCATATGGCAATGTGGGCTTCATTGAAGCTAGTGATCTATCACATCCGGTTGAAGCTAATACTACTCATGACGACATGCTTGAGgagttttttaaattatatgatGCCAATGTTGACAATTCACAAGACTTTGCATATGATTCCTTAGCTATGCTTGGAAGCGAGGACCTTATTCCTGGCGAGCCATTGTTTCCTTTTGAG GAACCCGAAGTTGGAGAGAAATCTACGTTACCCAGCGGACAACCTCTCAACTACAACAATGGCGACGCTGCACCATCATCTGATAAGCTTGACTCCTCGACATACGAATCAG ATTTCCAGTATCCATTCTTCAAACAGGCCAGCCAGATGCTGGGCAGCATCCCTGCTCCACCAGCCTATGCTGCCGAGTTTCCTTCAAAAGATGTCATGCGTCGTCTCAATACTTTATCACAGCCTTCTACATCAGCTCATGTCACTGCCGGCATGTTCCAGATAAGAAACTTGTCCACGGATGGCAATGGAGTAGACAAGTTACTAAGCAAGCCTGCAAACCTCAACATCGTACTCTCATTTGGGTATTCACGAGGGGAGGATGGTTCTTCCCGTCTGGAGTCGAGCATAAGCCTGCTTCCCGGGAAGACAGTGGCGATGATGCTGTCAAGGGGTTGGTTCTACTTCATGTTCTTCTGGATCCTAGTGCTCTCTATCAGCTACGAGCTAGGGATCTGTATATGTGCAAAGTAA
- the LOC121782235 gene encoding NAC domain-containing protein 78-like isoform X2 — protein sequence MEIAIAGKKKKSSPNMLAPGFRFHPTDEELVRYYLRRKVCGRGFLFHAISDIDIYKAEPWDLPSFSKLKTRDLEWYFFSMLDKKYGNGARTNRATEKGYWKTTGKDRAVYHRGQIVGMKKTLVYHIGRAPKGQRTNWVMHEYRLTDLELERAGIHQDAFVLCRVFQKSGSGPKNGERYGAPFVEEEWLDDDSELILKAEAGEVVDFGDDAYLDGDDLEQILGSDIPSADSPLQSNCQPADGSFVEGTAESVDDGPKLLLNADDQYGELEQYDIPAPFDMDVRAVKHGFIGESSKSGNSDELDFLLDEPFQENPDYLPYGNVGFIEASDLSHPVEANTTHDDMLEEFFKLYDANVDNSQDFAYDSLAMLGSEDLIPGEPLFPFEEPEVGEKSTLPSGQPLNYNNGDAAPSSDKLDSSTYESDFQYPFFKQASQMLGSIPAPPAYAAEFPSKDVMRRLNTLSQPSTSAHVTAGMFQIRNLSTDGNGVDKLLSKPANLNIVLSFGYSRGEDGSSRLESSISLLPGKTVAMMLSRGWFYFMFFWILVLSISYELGICICAK from the exons ATGGAAATCGCCATCGccgggaagaagaagaagagctcTCCCAATATGCTCGCGCCGGGGTTCCGATTCCACCCTACGGACGAGGAATTGGTGCGCTACTATCTCCGCCGGAAGGTCTGCGGCAGAGGTTTCCTATTCCATGCCATCTCCGATATCGATATCTACAAGGCTGAGCCTTGGGATCTTCCTA GCTTCTCGAAGCTGAAGACTAGGGATCTGGAATGGTATTTCTTTAGTATGCTGGATAAGAAATATGGTAACGGAGCAAGGACGAACAGAGCCACTGAAAAAGGGTATTGGAAGACCACTGGAAAGGACAGGGCTGTCTACCACAGAGGGCAGATTGTTGGGATGAAGAAGACTCTTGTATATCACATTGGGCGTGCTCCAAAGGGACAGAGAACCAACTGGGTTATGCATGAGTACAGACTCACTGACTTGGAGCTGGAGAGAGCTGGTATTCATCAG GATGCATTTGTGCTCTGTCGTGTCTTCCAGAAGAGTGGATCTGGGCCAAAGAACGGTGAACGATATGGAGCACCATTTGTGGAAGAGGAATGGCTGGATGATGACTCGGAATTGATTCTAAAAGCTGAGGCTGGAGAGGTGGTTGACTTTGGGGATGATGCTTATTTGGATGGTGATGATCTTGAGCAG ATCCTTGGATCAGATATTCCATCTGCCGATTCCCCTCTTCAATCGAATTGTCAGCCTGCAGATGGCAGCTTTGTTGAGGGAACTGCAGAGTCCGTAGATGACGGCCCAAAGCTCTTATTGAATGCTGATGATCAGTATGGTGAACTCGAGCAGTATGATATACCTGCTCCATTTGATATGGATGTAAGAGCTGTCAAACATGGATTCATTGGTGAATCCAGCAAATCGGGGAATTCTGATGAGTTGGATTTCTTGCTTGATGAACCATTCCAAGAGAATCCTGATTACCTGCCATATGGCAATGTGGGCTTCATTGAAGCTAGTGATCTATCACATCCGGTTGAAGCTAATACTACTCATGACGACATGCTTGAGgagttttttaaattatatgatGCCAATGTTGACAATTCACAAGACTTTGCATATGATTCCTTAGCTATGCTTGGAAGCGAGGACCTTATTCCTGGCGAGCCATTGTTTCCTTTTGAG GAACCCGAAGTTGGAGAGAAATCTACGTTACCCAGCGGACAACCTCTCAACTACAACAATGGCGACGCTGCACCATCATCTGATAAGCTTGACTCCTCGACATACGAATCAG ATTTCCAGTATCCATTCTTCAAACAGGCCAGCCAGATGCTGGGCAGCATCCCTGCTCCACCAGCCTATGCTGCCGAGTTTCCTTCAAAAGATGTCATGCGTCGTCTCAATACTTTATCACAGCCTTCTACATCAGCTCATGTCACTGCCGGCATGTTCCAGATAAGAAACTTGTCCACGGATGGCAATGGAGTAGACAAGTTACTAAGCAAGCCTGCAAACCTCAACATCGTACTCTCATTTGGGTATTCACGAGGGGAGGATGGTTCTTCCCGTCTGGAGTCGAGCATAAGCCTGCTTCCCGGGAAGACAGTGGCGATGATGCTGTCAAGGGGTTGGTTCTACTTCATGTTCTTCTGGATCCTAGTGCTCTCTATCAGCTACGAGCTAGGGATCTGTATATGTGCAAAGTAA